From a single Myxosarcina sp. GI1 genomic region:
- a CDS encoding IS1 family transposase — MDYRTRTILAYVLGRREDRMFLKLKKLLKPFGITKFYTDKLKTYERH; from the coding sequence ATTGACTATAGAACGAGAACCATTCTGGCTTATGTGTTGGGAAGAAGAGAGGATAGAATGTTTCTCAAGTTAAAAAAGTTACTCAAGCCGTTTGGAATTACCAAGTTTTACACGGACAAGCTAAAAACTTATGAGCGACATTAA
- a CDS encoding alpha/beta hydrolase — protein MISQSLKVNLVLFITCIFVAISNHQVIAAEKITFGYGIATQSVSFEELATFAETGELSPALKFLFKYGKQNPQT, from the coding sequence ATGATTTCCCAATCGCTCAAAGTTAATTTGGTCTTGTTTATTACTTGCATCTTTGTCGCTATTTCCAACCATCAAGTTATAGCAGCAGAGAAAATTACTTTTGGGTATGGTATAGCTACTCAATCAGTTTCGTTTGAGGAATTAGCAACCTTTGCTGAAACTGGTGAATTATCACCTGCGCTTAAGTTTTTGTTTAAATATGGCAAACAAAATCCTCAAACCA